ACAGAAGCCTTAAGCACATCGGCGTCGAAGTTATCATCGTTGAACATCAGCACTTTTTCACTGGCCATGAAAGCCTCCTTGTCAGACATATTGTACTTTTAGAATATAGACGAGCTTCCCCAAAACTTCAAGGGCGAAAAGTCAAAACTCCGACCCCTTGGCAATTTGCTTAAAATCTGGTACAGACAAGACCTCCCATCTATACGGGACAGGCGAGGCCCATGATCCAGTTCCCCGTCAACCTGAATATCCGCAACCGCCCGGCAGTAATTATCGGCGGCGGTGCCATTGCCACGCGCAAGTGCCTCCTTCTCCTGGATGCAGGAGCACGGATCACCGTAATTGCACCGTCAATCGCCCCCCGCCTGGAGGAACTTGCAGCGGATGCGAGAATCACCTGCCACCGCAGGCCATATGCCGCGGGGGATCTTGAAGGTGCGTTCCTGGTCTTTGCCGCCACTGACGACCCTGCCGTGAATCTGGCGGTGGCCGGGGAGGCATCGGACCTCGACATACTTGCGGACATTGTGGATGCCCCGGAACGGGGTAGCTTCACAACCCCCGCCGTCATGCACCGGGGCGACCTCGCCATTGCAGTTTCAACGGGGGGGAAAAGTCCGGCCCTGGCCCGGCGGCTCCGCAACGACCTGGCGCGGCAATTCGGCCCTGAATACGCAGAAACACTGGCTATACTCGGTGCGGTACGTGAAAAGCTGTTGACTGCCCGTGGCAACACCCCCTACAATAAGTCGATTTTACGCGCCCTTGCCGACGCAAACCTCCCCGAGCTGATCCGGCAGGGGGAGTACGATGCGATCGACCGACTCCTCGTGACCCACGCCGGCCCCGGATTCACCCTGGCCGACCTGGAGACGAGACCCGAGGACCTCCCATGAACACCCTGCTTTTCAACCTGACCCTGGCCGTATATTTCGCCGCCACCGTTGCTTACCTGGCCTATCTCGTCAAACCGCAGGAACTGCTCGGGAAAGCTTCCCGCTGGATTCTCACGGCAGGCTTCGCAGTCCATTTAGCCTATACGGTTGACCGCTATCTGGAGGCGGGACACACCCCCATCACCAACCTCCACGAGTCCCTCTCCTTCTTCAGTCTCGCCATTGT
The nucleotide sequence above comes from Geobacter benzoatilyticus. Encoded proteins:
- a CDS encoding precorrin-2 dehydrogenase/sirohydrochlorin ferrochelatase family protein — protein: MIQFPVNLNIRNRPAVIIGGGAIATRKCLLLLDAGARITVIAPSIAPRLEELAADARITCHRRPYAAGDLEGAFLVFAATDDPAVNLAVAGEASDLDILADIVDAPERGSFTTPAVMHRGDLAIAVSTGGKSPALARRLRNDLARQFGPEYAETLAILGAVREKLLTARGNTPYNKSILRALADANLPELIRQGEYDAIDRLLVTHAGPGFTLADLETRPEDLP